One Nocardia huaxiensis genomic window, ACCCGGCGCGAACGCTATGTGGGGCAATGGCTTCCGGAGCCCGTCGTCACCTCACCGCTGCCCTCCAGCACGCCTGACCCGCTGGCGGCCGTGGTGCGCAAGCAGGACGCGCGGCTGGCCGCCCTGGTGGTGCTGGACACGCTGACGCCGCCGCAGCGGGTGGCCTTCGTGCTGCACGACGGATTCTCGGTGCCGTTCGACGAGATCGGCGACATTCTCGGCGTATCCACCGACGCCGCACGGCAATTGGCGGTGCGGGCCCGCAAAGCCGCCGCGCGAGCGCCCGAACCGGTCACCGACGACGAGCACAATGCGGCCGTGCAGGCGCTGCTGGAGGCGCTGTACCGCGGTGACGTGGATGCCGTTGTGGCGGCGCTGCATCCGGAGATCCACACGGTCGGCGACGCGGGCGGCACCACCGCCACCGCCATCAATGTGGTTGCGGGCGTGGAGAAGAACGCGCGCCTGTGGCTGGGGCTGCGGCGCAAGTACGGCCTGGACGATGTCTCGCAGATCGGCGCGGGCGAATTCGAATTCGTGCTCGTCAACGGGCAATTGGGGATGCTCATCCACGAACGCGCCCCGCGCGACGGCATTCCGGGCAGCCCGCTGCGCGTCTACGCCTTCACCGTGCGCGACGGCAAGATCTGGAGCATCTACGACCTGGTGAATCCGGCCAAGCTCACCGGTATCCGGCTACCGCGCTGATGCGTGGGGGATGGGCGGCACACCCCCGACGAACCTGCCGCCCAGCCCTTTTCGTCAGTTGGGTGTGACCACGCCGCTACCCGAGGTGCAGCTCGGGCCGCCGGAGATGCTCACCGAGCCGGTGGGCAGGCAGTTGCCGATGCCGGAACCGGTGCCGGAGCCGCTGCTGTTGCCGGAACCGGAGGGCGGGAAGCTGGAGCCGACGTTCCAGTCGGGCGTGGTCCAGCCCCAGCCGGAGACGAACTGGTGGGTGGTCTGTTGCAGGAAATCGATGGCGAGTGCCGGATTGAGCAGAAATTCTATGTAGGAGGCCATGTTTCGCCCCTTTCGAGAAGCCGCCGGGTGTGGCGGTGTGAGATGAAGCACGGGCAGGCTAGCTCTCGCTGGGAAATTGCACAACGACGCAGGTAGAAGCCTTGATCAAAAAGTGAAATATGCGTGTTCGCTATCGCCTCGCAACGATTTGCGCAGGTGGACTATCCTCCGGACATGCCCCACACACCGACCGTCGCCCGGTTGCGGCCCTTCGCGTCGACGATCTTCGCCGAGATGACCGAGCTCGCCGTCAAGCACGGCGCCGTCAATCTCGGCCAGGGGTTCCCGGACTCCGACGGGCCCGCGGGCATGCTCGAGGTCGCGCGCCAGGCCATCGCCGACGGCTTCAACCAGTACCCGCCCGGCCGCGGCGTTCCCGCGCTGCGGCAGGCCGTCGCCGTCGACCGGGCGCGCCGCTACGGCACCCACTACGACCCGGACAGCCAGGTGCTGGTCACCGTCGGCGCGACCGAGGCCATCGCGGCCACCATCCTCGGGCTGGTCGAACCCGGCGACGAGGTGGTGCTCATCGAGCCCTACTACGACTCCTACGCGGCCGCCGTCGCCCTGGCCGGAGCCACCCGGCGCACCGCGCGCCTCGTCCCCGACGGCGACGGTTTCGCCCTCGACCTGGACAGCCTGCGCGCCGCCATCACCCCGAAAACCCGCATGCTGCTGGTCAATTCACCGCACAACCCCACCGGCACGGTGCTGTCGCGCGCCGATCTGACGGCCATCGCCGAACTCGCCATCGAACACGACCTCTACGTCATGTCCGACGAAGCCTACGAGCATCTGGCCTTCGACGGCCACGAGCACATCAGCATCGCCACCCTGCCCGGCATGTTCGAGCGCACCGTCGTGATCTCCAGTGCCGCCAAGACTTTCAGCGTCACCGGCTGGAAGATCGGCTGGGCCTGCGCTCCCGCCCCACTGCTCGACGCCGTGCTCGCCGCCAAACAGTTCCTCACCTTCGTCGGCGGCGGCCCCTTCCAGCCCGCCGTCGCCCACGCCCTCCAGCACGAACAGCACTGGGTGACGGCCCTGCGAGACACCCTCGCGGACAAGCGCCTTCGCCTCTCCTCGGCCCTCTCCGACGCCGGCTTCGGTGTGAAGCGCAGCGACGGAACCTATTTCGTCTGCGCCGACATCACCCCCCTCGGCGCCACCGACGCCTACGCCTTCTGCCGCGAACTCCCCGAACGCCTCGGCGTCGCCGCCGTCCCGGTGAGCGTCTTCGCCGACGACAAACCTTCCTGGAACCACCTGGTGCGCTTCACCTTCTGCAAGAAGGAGGAAACCATCGCCGAGGGCGTCCGCCGCCTCCGCGCCGGCGTCCGCGTCGGCTAGTCCAGGGTGAGCGGGCCAGCGGCTGCCGACTGGCCCGCGACAGGACACCGGTCGGTCGCGCAGCATCGAAGACATGATCGAGGCGACGGCGGTGGTGGGGGTGGCGGTCGCGGCGCTGGGGTTGGTGCTCACGCCGGGGCCGAACATGATGTATCTGGTGTCGCGCACGGTCTCACAGGGACGCCGCGCCGGGATGGTGTCACTGCTCGGGGTGGTGGCGGGGTTCCTGGTCTATCTGGTGGCCGCCGCCGCGGGCATTACGGCGGTGTTCGCCATGGTGCCCGCGCTGTATCTGACGCTGAAGCTGGCGGGCGCCGCCTATCTGCTGTGGCTGGCGTGGAAAACGCTTCGGCCGGGCGGTATTTCGCCGTTCGCGCCGCAGGAGCTGCCCGTCGACAACACGCGCCGGCTGTTCACGATGGGCTTCGTGACCAACCTGCTCAACCCCAAGATCGCAGTCATGTACATGGCGCTGATCCCGCAGTTCGTGGTGCCCGCGCACGGCCGGGTCTGGCTGCAGAGCCTGAGCCTGGGTGCGGTTCAGATCGTCATCGCTGTGAGCGTGAACGCGCTCATCGTGTTCAGCGCGGGCGCGGTGGCCGCCTTCCTGTCCGGCCGTCCGCTGTGGCTGCGGGCGCAGCGGGCCGTCACCGGCGGCATGCTGGGCGCTATGGCCGCGATGGTCGCCACCGACCGCGCCCGGCCCGTTCCGGCGTGATCTAGGTGTGCAGCGAGCCCGGGTAGAGGTATTCGTCGGCCGGGGGTTCCTCGGTGTCCAGCCAGGCGGTGAAGAAGCCGGTCAGGTCCTGGGTTGTCTTGGTCTGCATGAACTTCCGGAATTCCGGCATGGAGGCATTGCCGTAGGCGTGGGCGTTCACGAATTCGTGGATGCCGGAGAAGAACGCCTCGTCGCCGATGGTGCGGCGCAGAGCGTGCAGGAACAGCGGGCCGCGGTAGTAGACGGAGGTGAATTCCTTGCCGACGCCGGGATCTTGCAGGCGGTTCCGCCAGAACTTGGGGTTGCCGAGGAATTCGTTCAGCGTCTCGTGGTACTCGGCGTCCACGTCCAGGCCCTCTTTGCGTTCCGGCCACAGGTAGTCGGCGGTGTAGCTGGCGAAGCACTCGTTCAGGCAGATATCGGACCACTGCTTGATGGACATGGAGTCGCCCCACCACTGGTGGGCGATCTCGTGCACCACCGTCTGCAGGTCCGTCCACGGCGCGTAGATGGGCCGCGACTGGGTTTCGAGGGAGAACTCCAGTTCGGTGTCGACGTAGATGCCGCCCGCCACGTCGAACCGGTACGGCCCGTACAGCTCCTCGGTGAAGTCCAGGATTTCCGGCAGCCGGGCTTCCATCTCCTTGGCGTCCACGGCATTCGGCGCGAAGGCGCTCAGCAGCGGAGTTCCATTGGCGCGCCGCTGTTCCAGGAATTCGAACCTGTCGATGGCAATGGTGGTGAGATACCCGATGACCGGCTGCCGCATCTCCCAATCGGTGACCCGGTGGGCTCCCTGCACCACATCGCGCACCTTCAGCCCGTTCGACATCACCTCCCACTCCTGCGGAACGGTGGCGTGCAGCGTGAAAGTTGCCTTGTCCAAAGGGGTGTCGTTGAGCGGATACCAGCTGGTGGCCGAATGCGGTTCGCCCGCAACGAAAGCGCCGCCGGTGGGGGACAGCACCCAGCCTTCGCCGTCGGTGCCGGTCACCTCGCCCGCGTACTCCACCTGCACCGCGAACGGCAGACCGGGCAGCAGCGGGATGAGCGGGGTGATCACCAGTTCGTGCTCGTCGGTGCGGTCGAACCAGGCGGGCATATTGTTCACCGACACCTTGGACACCTGCGGGCCGCTGTAATCCAGATTGAAGGTGCGCAGCAGCTGGGTCGCGGTCGCGTCGACCCGGGTGGATCCGGTGAGCTGCCGGGTCGGCGGGTCGTAGCCGATGGTGACGTCGTAGTGCCTGGCGTCGTAGCCGCCATTGCCGTCGAGCGGATAGTAGGGGTCTTCGAGTCCGGGCGCGCCGACCGTCGGATCTGCCGGATCGGCCTGGGCCGGTGCCACGCCCACTCCCGCGAGCACGGCCGCGCTCGCCGCCGCGTACCGCCACCAGCCGCGCCGCCCTGTCCGTGCCCCGTACAAGAAATCCGCCCCTTTCCGACAAACCGCCGATCAGCCGATGCTAGTCGCCCCCCGGCTCAGTGCGCGTTGCCCGACACGGCCACGCTCGCACCCAGGCCGATGATCATGACCCCGCCCGCACCCCCGACCGCATCCATCCGCTTCGGAGACTTGGCGAACCAGTCTCGCGCCGACCCCGCCACCAGCGCCCACGCGCTGTCGGACACCAGGGCGATGGCGAGGAAGAGGAAACCCAGGATCAGCATCTGCACCGGCAGCGGCCCGCTCGCCGGATCGACGAACTGCGGCAGCACCGCCGAGAAGAAGATGATGGCCTTGGGATTGGTGACGCCGACGATCACCGACTGCCGGAACACCCGGCGACGGTGCGCGGTCTGCGCCTGGGTGCCCAGCGCCGCACGCAGCGACCGCCGCTCCCGGATGGCCTGGATGCCGATGTAGATCAGATACAGCGCACCGGCCAGCTTCACGATGGTGAGCAGGATGGCCGAGGCCTGGAGCACCGCGCCGAGCCCCACGGCGACGAGCAGCAGCACGCCGAGCACGCCGAGCGAGTGCCCGAGCACCGACACCAGGGCGGCTCGCCGGCCCTCGGTGAGCGCCCGGCCGATCACGAAGAGCACACCCGGACCCGGAACGACAATGAGAACGAAGGCTGCGACGAGGAACGCCAGCAGGTTTGCGGCGGGGATCATCGGATCAGTCTACGGAAGCGGCGCAAGCCATTTCGGGTTCCGGCGATCCGGTCAGCGCTGTAGTTCCTCGGGTAGCTGCTGCGGATCCAGCAGCAGCCGTTTGGCGTCCACGCGCCGCACCTTGGCCGCCAGATCCAGATTGTCGGTGAGCAGCTTCCACTCGACCTCGCGAATGGACCGGCGAGCGTCCTCGATGATGTTGAGATCGCGGGTGCCCCAGGCGATCGGCATGGTGCTCACCGACTGCCACAGCTCCCCGACCTTGGCGGGTGCGCGGTCGATGCGGACCGTCACCGCCGGGACCCGCTCCCCGGTCTGCGGGCGATGGCCGGGCAGGGTGCGCACGGTGCGGGTGATGAGCGCGTAGCGCGGGCCGTCGGCGCTCGGCTTGGCTAGATTCACCAGGGCCAGCAGCGTGGTGCCCCTACCCGTGGATTCGGAGACCACCGCCGGCACGAGTTCGCCTGCGGCATAGAGCTTGTCGACACGGCCGCGGTGCGGCGTCCACAGTCCGATGAACAGCGAGGTGGCCGCGCCCAGCGCGAAGGCCACGGCCAGCAGGTACGACCACGGGTGGTTGAGCCAGATCAGGAAGGCGGTGCCCAGCCACAGCACCACCGCGACCGTCATCGCCGCCACCCGCAACCGTCGCAGATCGGCGACGACTTCGTTGACCGCTCGGGCGTGCTCCCGGTCCACCGCGAATTCGAAGCGTCGCACGTGCGTCCCTCCCGCCTTGTGGAGGCAAATCCTCCACTTCTATCCTATCGTCGGCCCCAGGAGGTCGTCCGCATCGGTGATGCGATACGCATACCCCTGTTCGGCAAGGAAACGCTGCCGATGCGCGGCATATTCGGCGTCCAGCGTGTCACGTGCGACGACCGAATAGAAGTGAGCCTGGCCGCCATCCTGTTTCGGCCGCAGCAGCCGGCCCAGGCGCTGCGCCTCCTCCTGCCGCGACCCGAAGGTGCCCGAAACCTGCACGGCAACAGACGCTTCCGGTAGGTCGATACTGAAGTTAGCGACTTTGGAGACGACCAGCACCGGAATTTCCCCGCGCCGGAACGCGTCGAACAGCTCCTCGCGCTCCTTGGTGCGGGTGGAGCCCTGGATGACCGGGGCGTTCAAATGCTCGCCCAGCTCCTCCAGTTGATCCAGGTACGCGCCGATCACCAGGCTCGGCGCGTCCTTGTGCTGGGCCAGAATCGATTCCACCACAGGCAGTTTCGTGCGCGCGGTGGAGCACAGCTTGTAGCGCTCCTCGGGTTCGGCGGTGGCGTAGGCCATGCGCTCGGCATCGGTGAGCGTCACTCGCACCTCGACGCAGTCGGCCGGGGCGATCCAGCCCTGCGCCTCGATGTCCTTCCACGGCGCGTCGTAGCGCTTGGGGCCGATGAGGGAGAAGACATCGCCCTCGCGGCCGTCCTCGCGCACCAGCGTGGCCGTCAATCCCAGGCGGCGGCGGGACTGGAGATCGGCCGTCATGCGGAAGACCGGCGCGGGCAGCAGGTGCACCTCGTCGTAGATGACCAGACCCCAGTCGCGGCTGTCGAACAGCTCGAGATGCCGGTACTCGCCCTTGGTCTTGCGCGTGATCACCTGATAGGTGGCGATGGTGACCGGCCGGATCTCCTTGCGCTCACCCGAGTATTCGCCGATCTCGTCCTCGGTGAGCGAGGTGCGCGCCAGCAGCTCGCGCCGCCACTGCCGCCCCGCCACGGTATTGGTGACCAGGATCAGCGTGGTCGCCTTGGCCTTGGCCATGGCCGCCGCGCCCACCATGGTCTTGCCCGCGCCGCAGGGCAGCACCACCACGCCCGAGCCGCCGGCCCAGAACGAATCGGCCGCCATCTCCTGGTAGTCGCGCAGATGCCACTGCCCGCCGGTGTAATCCAGATCGATGGGATGCGCCTCGCCGTCCACATATCCCGCGAGGTCCTCGGCCGGCCAGCCGATCTTCAACAGCATCTGCTTGATCCGCCCGCGCTCGGACGGATGCACGATGACCGTGTCGTCGTCGATGCGCGCGCCCAGCATCGGCGCGATCTTCTTGTGCCGCAACACTTCTTCCAGCACCGCGCGATCCAGGCTGACCAGGGTCAGCCCCTGCGCCGGATGCTTCACCAGCTGCAGCCGCCCGTACCGCGCCATGGTGTCCACGATGTCCACCAGCAGCGGCTGCGGCACCGCGTACCGCGAGTACTTGACCAGCGCGTCCACGACCTGTTCGGCATCGTGCCCCGCCGCCCGCGCGTTCCACAGCGCGAGCGGCGTGATCCGATACGTGTGCACATGCTCCGGCGCCCGCTCCAGCTCCGCGAACGGCGCGATGGCCTGCCGCGCCGCGTCCGCCGACTCGTGGTCGACCTCCAGCAGCAGCGTCTTGTCACTCTGAACGATCAGCGGACCGTCGGTCATCACACCTCCAGGCTTGTCCGGGCCCGGCTGCGGGCCGTCGTCCATTCTTCCTGATGGGACCGACAGGTGGTGGTGGGCTCCGCCACGGCGCGGGCCGCCCACACCGGTGGTATCGAAGGCTGTCCCGCCGGACGGGCGCCGAATTCGGCGAAAACGGTCAAGACCCGAGTTTCCGTGGCTACGATCACTCGGCAACTGGACGGTTGACCATAACTGCAGAGGTGGCCGATGCGCGGGAAACGATGGCTGGCCGGGCTTGCGGCGTCGGGGTGTGTCCTGGTGGCGGCCCCGGGGGCGATGGCCGAGGCCGCACCCGGGGATCCGGTGGCCGGCGACATTCGGGTCGCGGGCTCCCGGTTCGTGGACGAGTTCGGGCGGGTCGTGCTGCTGCACGGGGTCAACAATGTCGACAAGGAAGCGCCCTACATCGAGCCCGGAGACGGGTTCACGCTCACCGAGGACGATGCGGCGCTGCTGGCTCGGCACGGCTTCAATACGGTCCGGCTCGGGGTGAGCTTCGACGGGCTCATGCCCACGCGGGGTGTGGTCGACACCGCGTACCTGGATCGGGTCGCCGCCGTGGTGGACATCCTGGCGCGCCACGGGATTCACACGCTGCTCGACAATCATCAGGATGGGTTGTCGAAACCGTGGCAGGGCAATGGATTTCCGGCCTGGGCGCTGACCTCGCGGCCCGGTGCGCTCGAACCCAATCCGGGATTCCCGCTCTATTACCTGATGCCCAGCATGAATCTCGCCTGGGACGAGGTGTGGGACAACCACAATGGCGTGCTCGACCATCTCGGGCAGGCGCTCGGCGCGCTGGCGGCCAAGATGGACGGGCGCGCCGGAGTGCTCGGCATCGAGCTCATGAACGAGCCGTGGCCGGGCACGGCGTTCCTGTCCTGTTTCCCCGACGGCTGTCCGGGCTTCGACGCGAAATATCAAGCGGCCATGCAGAAATTGACCGATGCGGTGCGGGCGCGCAATGCCGGCATCACGGTGTTCTGGGAGCCGAATGTGACCTGGAACGAGACCATGCCCTCGAATCTGGGCAAGAACCCGCCGATCACCGCGCCCGGCATCGCCTTCGCACCGCACGACTACTGCATTCCGAGTCAGCTGGCCATCTATCTGGGCCTGCCCGCGTTCCTGCGCGGCCTGTGCTCGCCGCAGCAGGGCAAGACCTGGGGCAATATCGACTCCTTCACCGCGCGGACCGGGATACCCGCGCTGGTCACCGAATTCGGTGACGGGGATGCCAGTGTCCTGGGTCAGACGCTGAGCCGGGCTGACGAGCGGT contains:
- the sigJ gene encoding RNA polymerase sigma factor SigJ — protein: MVAALLADLFESHRPHLLSVGYRLTGSVTDAEDAVQESWLRLAVARQHEIEDLRAWLTTVVSRICLDRLRSAATRRERYVGQWLPEPVVTSPLPSSTPDPLAAVVRKQDARLAALVVLDTLTPPQRVAFVLHDGFSVPFDEIGDILGVSTDAARQLAVRARKAAARAPEPVTDDEHNAAVQALLEALYRGDVDAVVAALHPEIHTVGDAGGTTATAINVVAGVEKNARLWLGLRRKYGLDDVSQIGAGEFEFVLVNGQLGMLIHERAPRDGIPGSPLRVYAFTVRDGKIWSIYDLVNPAKLTGIRLPR
- a CDS encoding pyridoxal phosphate-dependent aminotransferase, producing the protein MPHTPTVARLRPFASTIFAEMTELAVKHGAVNLGQGFPDSDGPAGMLEVARQAIADGFNQYPPGRGVPALRQAVAVDRARRYGTHYDPDSQVLVTVGATEAIAATILGLVEPGDEVVLIEPYYDSYAAAVALAGATRRTARLVPDGDGFALDLDSLRAAITPKTRMLLVNSPHNPTGTVLSRADLTAIAELAIEHDLYVMSDEAYEHLAFDGHEHISIATLPGMFERTVVISSAAKTFSVTGWKIGWACAPAPLLDAVLAAKQFLTFVGGGPFQPAVAHALQHEQHWVTALRDTLADKRLRLSSALSDAGFGVKRSDGTYFVCADITPLGATDAYAFCRELPERLGVAAVPVSVFADDKPSWNHLVRFTFCKKEETIAEGVRRLRAGVRVG
- a CDS encoding LysE family translocator; protein product: MIEATAVVGVAVAALGLVLTPGPNMMYLVSRTVSQGRRAGMVSLLGVVAGFLVYLVAAAAGITAVFAMVPALYLTLKLAGAAYLLWLAWKTLRPGGISPFAPQELPVDNTRRLFTMGFVTNLLNPKIAVMYMALIPQFVVPAHGRVWLQSLSLGAVQIVIAVSVNALIVFSAGAVAAFLSGRPLWLRAQRAVTGGMLGAMAAMVATDRARPVPA
- a CDS encoding M1 family metallopeptidase gives rise to the protein MYGARTGRRGWWRYAAASAAVLAGVGVAPAQADPADPTVGAPGLEDPYYPLDGNGGYDARHYDVTIGYDPPTRQLTGSTRVDATATQLLRTFNLDYSGPQVSKVSVNNMPAWFDRTDEHELVITPLIPLLPGLPFAVQVEYAGEVTGTDGEGWVLSPTGGAFVAGEPHSATSWYPLNDTPLDKATFTLHATVPQEWEVMSNGLKVRDVVQGAHRVTDWEMRQPVIGYLTTIAIDRFEFLEQRRANGTPLLSAFAPNAVDAKEMEARLPEILDFTEELYGPYRFDVAGGIYVDTELEFSLETQSRPIYAPWTDLQTVVHEIAHQWWGDSMSIKQWSDICLNECFASYTADYLWPERKEGLDVDAEYHETLNEFLGNPKFWRNRLQDPGVGKEFTSVYYRGPLFLHALRRTIGDEAFFSGIHEFVNAHAYGNASMPEFRKFMQTKTTQDLTGFFTAWLDTEEPPADEYLYPGSLHT
- a CDS encoding LysE family translocator; amino-acid sequence: MIPAANLLAFLVAAFVLIVVPGPGVLFVIGRALTEGRRAALVSVLGHSLGVLGVLLLVAVGLGAVLQASAILLTIVKLAGALYLIYIGIQAIRERRSLRAALGTQAQTAHRRRVFRQSVIVGVTNPKAIIFFSAVLPQFVDPASGPLPVQMLILGFLFLAIALVSDSAWALVAGSARDWFAKSPKRMDAVGGAGGVMIIGLGASVAVSGNAH
- a CDS encoding DUF3239 domain-containing protein; translation: MRRFEFAVDREHARAVNEVVADLRRLRVAAMTVAVVLWLGTAFLIWLNHPWSYLLAVAFALGAATSLFIGLWTPHRGRVDKLYAAGELVPAVVSESTGRGTTLLALVNLAKPSADGPRYALITRTVRTLPGHRPQTGERVPAVTVRIDRAPAKVGELWQSVSTMPIAWGTRDLNIIEDARRSIREVEWKLLTDNLDLAAKVRRVDAKRLLLDPQQLPEELQR
- a CDS encoding DNA repair helicase XPB — translated: MTDGPLIVQSDKTLLLEVDHESADAARQAIAPFAELERAPEHVHTYRITPLALWNARAAGHDAEQVVDALVKYSRYAVPQPLLVDIVDTMARYGRLQLVKHPAQGLTLVSLDRAVLEEVLRHKKIAPMLGARIDDDTVIVHPSERGRIKQMLLKIGWPAEDLAGYVDGEAHPIDLDYTGGQWHLRDYQEMAADSFWAGGSGVVVLPCGAGKTMVGAAAMAKAKATTLILVTNTVAGRQWRRELLARTSLTEDEIGEYSGERKEIRPVTIATYQVITRKTKGEYRHLELFDSRDWGLVIYDEVHLLPAPVFRMTADLQSRRRLGLTATLVREDGREGDVFSLIGPKRYDAPWKDIEAQGWIAPADCVEVRVTLTDAERMAYATAEPEERYKLCSTARTKLPVVESILAQHKDAPSLVIGAYLDQLEELGEHLNAPVIQGSTRTKEREELFDAFRRGEIPVLVVSKVANFSIDLPEASVAVQVSGTFGSRQEEAQRLGRLLRPKQDGGQAHFYSVVARDTLDAEYAAHRQRFLAEQGYAYRITDADDLLGPTIG
- a CDS encoding cellulase family glycosylhydrolase — protein: MRGKRWLAGLAASGCVLVAAPGAMAEAAPGDPVAGDIRVAGSRFVDEFGRVVLLHGVNNVDKEAPYIEPGDGFTLTEDDAALLARHGFNTVRLGVSFDGLMPTRGVVDTAYLDRVAAVVDILARHGIHTLLDNHQDGLSKPWQGNGFPAWALTSRPGALEPNPGFPLYYLMPSMNLAWDEVWDNHNGVLDHLGQALGALAAKMDGRAGVLGIELMNEPWPGTAFLSCFPDGCPGFDAKYQAAMQKLTDAVRARNAGITVFWEPNVTWNETMPSNLGKNPPITAPGIAFAPHDYCIPSQLAIYLGLPAFLRGLCSPQQGKTWGNIDSFTARTGIPALVTEFGDGDASVLGQTLSRADERFIGWQYWHYSSRFGAGGPRPDPFLGDAGRELVRTYPRATAGTPGRMIFDSGTGDFAYRFTPSAAARPTEIYVSDLHYPDGYEVRAEGGVVTSPPGASLVTVEARGSQPVTVYLQRPGSKGATLPGGSIGTGSAGTGSGGSGSAGAGSSGLSSDSGSSGNGSAG